The following coding sequences lie in one Myxococcus xanthus genomic window:
- a CDS encoding AgmX/PglI C-terminal domain-containing protein has product MAATSQNKLLRVGVIQNGRIVEEHHVRRETVTIGHDAKNTIVLPATEGRPARFALLENQNQQFQLVIAPDMKGRVNLGSSDVDFESLRAQGLATRRGDLHVLPLPESARGKVELGDATLFFQFVTPPPDEAKPVLPADVMVSRWKTMDRVFFGILAASLLVHFSGAALIITSETPQVAELELDELDDRFVRAIIPQRPVEAPKPADTGAAEAPKSDKPDAAPKDDTPAQNKPAGDAAQQRRAEVVKKVSGKGLLKILGSNSGGGQGAFADVLGGASGGGDIAEALAGAGGVGVAREASVGAPGGPRGGGTGTVTDIGAIGTQGGGKVDLGDKKETVVKGRVQDATPEIESSDVDRDALARYVRARKAAIQSCYEKELKRNPNLKGKVVVRFTIKTSGRAGDIEIEENTLGSEAVGSCIRTTIRSWVFPFKPDDETAVSYPFVFAPAG; this is encoded by the coding sequence ATGGCCGCCACCTCGCAGAACAAGCTGCTCCGCGTCGGCGTCATCCAGAACGGCCGCATCGTCGAAGAGCACCACGTCCGCCGCGAAACGGTCACCATCGGCCACGACGCGAAGAACACCATCGTCCTGCCCGCCACCGAGGGCCGGCCCGCCCGCTTCGCCCTGCTGGAGAACCAGAACCAGCAGTTCCAGCTCGTCATCGCGCCGGACATGAAGGGCCGCGTCAACCTGGGCTCGTCCGACGTGGACTTCGAATCCCTGCGCGCGCAGGGCCTGGCCACCCGCCGCGGCGACCTGCACGTCCTGCCCCTGCCGGAGAGCGCTCGCGGCAAGGTGGAGCTGGGTGACGCCACCCTCTTCTTCCAGTTCGTCACGCCGCCGCCCGACGAGGCGAAGCCGGTGCTGCCCGCGGACGTCATGGTCAGCCGGTGGAAGACGATGGACCGCGTCTTCTTCGGCATCCTCGCCGCCTCGCTCCTGGTCCACTTCTCCGGCGCCGCCCTCATCATCACCTCGGAGACGCCGCAGGTGGCCGAGCTGGAGCTGGACGAACTGGATGACCGCTTCGTGCGCGCCATCATCCCCCAGCGCCCGGTGGAGGCCCCCAAGCCGGCGGACACCGGCGCCGCCGAAGCGCCCAAGAGCGACAAGCCCGATGCCGCGCCCAAGGACGACACGCCCGCGCAGAACAAGCCCGCGGGTGACGCCGCCCAGCAGCGCCGCGCGGAGGTGGTGAAGAAGGTCTCCGGCAAGGGCCTGCTGAAGATTCTGGGCTCCAATAGCGGCGGCGGCCAGGGTGCCTTCGCGGACGTGCTGGGCGGCGCCAGTGGCGGCGGTGACATCGCCGAGGCCCTGGCGGGCGCGGGCGGCGTGGGCGTGGCCCGCGAGGCCTCCGTGGGCGCCCCCGGCGGTCCTCGCGGCGGCGGCACGGGCACGGTGACGGACATCGGCGCCATTGGCACCCAGGGCGGCGGCAAGGTGGACCTGGGCGACAAGAAGGAGACGGTGGTGAAGGGCCGCGTGCAGGACGCCACGCCCGAAATCGAGAGCTCGGACGTGGACCGCGACGCGCTGGCCCGCTACGTGCGCGCGCGCAAGGCCGCCATCCAGAGTTGCTACGAGAAGGAGCTCAAGCGGAACCCCAACCTCAAGGGCAAGGTGGTGGTGCGCTTCACCATCAAGACGTCCGGCCGCGCGGGCGACATCGAAATCGAGGAGAACACCCTGGGCAGCGAGGCGGTGGGCAGCTGCATCCGCACCACCATCCGCAGCTGGGTGTTCCCCTTCAAACCCGACGACGAGACAGCCGTTTCCTACCCCTTCGTCTTCGCGCCGGCGGGCTAG
- a CDS encoding tetratricopeptide repeat protein, translating to MSPGPRLSCARALTSVVLASSLWLSACATTPAATRPTPEETSAAEEASTTAAPPPDEGATAEAQSPASPPLPRPEAPRGTERDFVEAVEIARRGELTAAEAALRTLVELDPKLDYAWTNLGIVQERLGKTADAERSYRKALDVAPEQQSAWDCLARLYGRTGRTAKLEAELRERLSSHPDSVTLRTALAITLLQAKNHAAASAEAKEALKGDERHVRAMQVLAQVYYREGKHELARMVLENARAIDPKDAATHNALGLVYLALDSRPQALESFKTAAQLRPDFAEARNNFGAMLNEAQDYAAAVTELEAAVRAAPDFASARLNLGNAHRGQGNFARARAEYEQVLLLMPGAADAYFNLAILYLDVEPPGMEPLKRYKTALTHFDNYQARGGRDERIPQYVKDARKLIDREERRLEREQKDQLRKAAEAQKAAEARPPEGTPPAPSVSNPEPGTRVAAPGASPSTTSAPSSPAPSPDGASAAPVPTGSGRLTTDSQ from the coding sequence GTGAGTCCTGGCCCGCGTCTTTCGTGCGCCCGCGCGCTGACCTCCGTGGTGCTGGCCTCCAGCCTCTGGCTGTCCGCGTGCGCCACCACACCCGCCGCCACCCGGCCAACGCCCGAGGAGACCTCCGCCGCCGAGGAGGCGAGCACCACCGCCGCGCCACCGCCGGACGAGGGCGCCACCGCGGAGGCGCAGTCGCCAGCGTCGCCGCCCCTGCCCCGCCCGGAAGCGCCGCGCGGCACTGAGCGTGACTTCGTCGAGGCAGTGGAGATCGCTCGCCGGGGGGAGCTGACCGCGGCCGAAGCGGCGCTGCGCACCCTGGTCGAGCTGGACCCGAAGCTGGACTACGCGTGGACGAACCTGGGCATCGTCCAGGAACGGCTGGGAAAGACCGCGGACGCGGAGCGCTCCTACCGCAAGGCACTGGACGTGGCCCCCGAGCAGCAGTCCGCGTGGGACTGCCTGGCCCGCCTGTATGGCCGCACCGGCCGCACGGCGAAGCTGGAGGCCGAGCTGCGCGAGCGGCTGTCGTCCCATCCGGACTCGGTCACGCTGCGCACCGCGCTGGCCATCACCCTGCTCCAGGCGAAGAACCACGCCGCGGCCTCGGCCGAGGCCAAGGAGGCGCTGAAGGGGGACGAGCGGCACGTGCGCGCCATGCAGGTGCTGGCGCAGGTCTACTACCGCGAGGGCAAGCACGAGCTGGCACGCATGGTGCTGGAGAACGCCCGCGCCATCGACCCGAAGGACGCGGCCACGCACAACGCGCTGGGGCTGGTGTACCTGGCGCTCGACTCGCGTCCCCAGGCCCTGGAGTCCTTCAAAACGGCCGCGCAGCTGCGGCCCGACTTCGCGGAGGCGCGCAACAACTTCGGCGCCATGCTCAACGAGGCACAGGACTACGCGGCCGCCGTCACCGAGCTGGAGGCCGCGGTGCGCGCCGCGCCGGACTTCGCGTCGGCCCGCCTCAACCTGGGCAACGCTCACCGGGGCCAGGGGAACTTCGCGCGAGCCCGCGCCGAATACGAACAGGTGCTGCTGCTGATGCCGGGCGCCGCGGACGCGTACTTCAACCTGGCCATCCTCTACCTCGACGTGGAGCCGCCGGGGATGGAGCCGCTGAAGCGCTACAAGACGGCCCTCACCCACTTCGACAACTACCAGGCGCGCGGCGGACGCGACGAACGCATCCCCCAGTACGTGAAGGACGCGCGCAAGCTCATCGACCGCGAGGAGCGGCGCCTGGAGCGCGAGCAGAAAGACCAGCTCCGAAAGGCCGCCGAGGCGCAGAAAGCCGCCGAGGCCAGGCCTCCCGAGGGAACACCGCCCGCCCCCTCGGTGTCCAACCCGGAGCCGGGCACGCGCGTCGCGGCGCCTGGCGCCTCACCTTCCACCACCTCCGCCCCAAGCAGCCCGGCACCGTCACCGGACGGCGCGTCCGCTGCCCCGGTGCCCACCGGCTCGGGTAGACTCACCACCGACTCCCAGTAA
- a CDS encoding tetratricopeptide repeat protein, translated as MRSRLLAALLALGGPASAAEAPAAPASPYLQGMGRTPEQEALFQEVSSALELYESEAREFHREVQELVEQRYEQKRGALAASYEKRIKDLEAQERRERLDAIARFEEFLRRYPTEPRFTPDVMFRLAELYYERSSDDHLLAMRDYAERLEAHDKNPDAEFPTEPRVDYAPSIALYRKLLATFPDYRLNDGAWYLLAYCLEKQDQYDDSLHAYQQLLARYPQSRFATESWVRIGEYWFDNYEDPQALPKAAQAYEAATRDASHPLYDKALYKLGWTYYRMDRFEPAVASFLTLVEFYDAQRVAKGDATAGGDLREEALQYVAISLADDTWGGIARAEALFAERGPRHYEAEVYQRLGNVYFDQTKHAPAIEAYRRVLQKAPDAPDAPMVQQRIVQAYERDRMLGLSFTESEALANLYQPGGAWYEKNKGDTAAIARANALAERSLYGSATYHHQQALVFKQEGKFEQARSAFDIAARAYGTYLERFPRTKSAGDMRFYYAECLYNAFQFAAAARAYEEVRDTDAANKHRPDAALNAMLAWQKQLTLDIQAGTVPESKTLRSTERPQGQAVKPRPFAPTEQKLVAAADAYVALLPAGEKAPGIAYQAAELYYSHDDFPEARRRFEAIIQAYPSHEVARYATNLTIETFLIDEDWRSVESVSARLASNDKVIDPSSDLHKQLVKFKLAGRFKLADQLMAESKYEEAASKYIELVDESPRHEFADKALNNAAVAHENTRRFDSALKLYERIFREYPSSPLAGGALFRVAVNAENSYDFDKAVVSYQKLVKDYPDSKDREAALFNAARLLEGQQRYPEAAAAFMRYADLFPKAEDAPKNQYRAAIIYEKQGNPRGEVRALQEFVRKFASQSGQAELVVDAHRRMGDAHQKLGSTREAQNAWERSAAEFDRRKLQPDTHPLAADAAAYSRFQLAELEFQKFDKLKIGGKGKALERSFTAKRNGVKSVNTAYARVYPYKQLEWTLAALYRRGYALERFANTIIETPVPVEVKRMGEEAVVVYQDALVQQTTSLEEAAVESYAATLAEARKNRLSNEWTRRTLESLNRFRPKEYPVLKEPKQALAADATYPDGLVGSITGPVRSTPQEGPRLSGEGTK; from the coding sequence ATGCGCTCCCGTCTCCTCGCCGCGCTGCTCGCCCTGGGTGGCCCCGCCTCCGCCGCGGAGGCTCCCGCCGCGCCCGCGTCCCCCTACCTCCAGGGCATGGGTCGCACGCCCGAACAGGAGGCGCTGTTCCAGGAGGTGAGCAGCGCGCTGGAGCTCTACGAGTCCGAGGCGCGCGAGTTCCACCGCGAGGTGCAGGAGCTGGTGGAGCAGCGCTACGAGCAGAAGCGTGGCGCGCTGGCGGCCTCCTACGAGAAGCGCATCAAGGACCTGGAGGCCCAGGAGCGCCGCGAGCGGCTGGACGCCATCGCCCGGTTCGAGGAGTTCCTGCGCCGCTACCCCACCGAGCCGCGCTTCACGCCGGACGTGATGTTCCGCCTGGCGGAGCTGTATTACGAGCGCTCGTCGGACGACCACCTGCTGGCGATGCGGGACTACGCGGAGCGGCTGGAGGCGCACGACAAGAACCCGGACGCGGAGTTCCCCACCGAGCCGCGCGTGGACTACGCGCCCTCCATCGCGCTCTACCGCAAGCTGCTGGCCACCTTTCCGGACTACCGCCTCAACGACGGCGCCTGGTACCTGCTGGCCTACTGCCTGGAGAAGCAGGACCAGTACGACGACAGCCTTCACGCGTACCAGCAGCTTCTCGCCCGCTACCCGCAGAGCCGCTTCGCCACCGAGTCCTGGGTGCGCATCGGCGAGTACTGGTTCGACAACTACGAGGACCCGCAGGCCCTGCCCAAGGCCGCGCAGGCCTACGAGGCCGCCACGCGCGACGCCTCGCACCCGCTCTACGACAAGGCGCTCTACAAGCTCGGCTGGACGTACTACCGCATGGACCGCTTCGAGCCGGCGGTGGCGTCCTTCCTGACGCTGGTGGAGTTCTACGATGCCCAGCGCGTGGCGAAGGGCGACGCGACGGCCGGCGGCGACCTGCGCGAGGAAGCACTCCAGTACGTCGCCATCTCCCTGGCGGACGACACGTGGGGCGGCATCGCCCGGGCAGAAGCGCTCTTCGCGGAGCGTGGCCCGCGCCACTACGAGGCCGAGGTGTACCAGCGATTGGGCAACGTCTACTTCGACCAGACGAAGCACGCGCCGGCCATCGAGGCCTATCGCCGGGTGCTGCAGAAGGCGCCGGACGCGCCGGACGCGCCCATGGTGCAGCAGCGCATCGTCCAGGCCTACGAGCGGGACCGCATGCTGGGCCTGTCCTTCACCGAGTCCGAGGCCCTGGCCAACCTCTACCAGCCCGGCGGCGCCTGGTACGAGAAGAACAAGGGCGACACGGCGGCCATCGCCCGCGCCAACGCGCTGGCCGAGCGCAGCCTGTACGGCAGCGCCACCTACCACCATCAGCAAGCCCTGGTCTTCAAGCAGGAGGGCAAGTTCGAGCAGGCCCGGAGCGCCTTCGACATCGCCGCCCGCGCGTATGGCACGTACCTGGAGCGCTTCCCGCGGACGAAGAGCGCGGGCGACATGCGCTTCTATTACGCGGAGTGCCTCTACAACGCCTTCCAGTTCGCCGCCGCCGCGCGCGCCTATGAAGAGGTGCGCGACACGGACGCGGCCAACAAGCACCGCCCGGACGCGGCCCTCAACGCGATGCTCGCGTGGCAGAAGCAGCTCACGCTGGACATCCAGGCGGGCACGGTGCCGGAGTCCAAGACGCTGCGCTCGACGGAGCGTCCCCAGGGCCAGGCGGTGAAGCCCCGCCCCTTCGCGCCCACCGAGCAGAAGCTGGTGGCCGCCGCGGACGCCTACGTGGCCCTGCTGCCCGCTGGCGAGAAGGCGCCCGGCATCGCCTACCAGGCCGCGGAGCTGTACTACTCGCACGACGACTTTCCCGAGGCGCGCCGCCGCTTCGAGGCCATCATCCAGGCGTACCCGAGCCACGAGGTGGCCCGCTACGCCACCAACCTCACCATCGAGACCTTCCTCATCGACGAGGACTGGCGGAGCGTGGAGTCCGTCAGCGCGCGGCTGGCCAGCAACGACAAGGTCATCGACCCGTCCAGCGACCTGCACAAGCAACTGGTGAAGTTCAAGCTCGCCGGCCGCTTCAAGCTCGCCGACCAGCTCATGGCCGAGTCGAAGTACGAAGAGGCCGCGTCGAAGTACATCGAGCTGGTGGACGAGTCGCCCCGCCACGAGTTCGCGGACAAGGCCCTCAACAACGCCGCGGTGGCGCATGAGAACACGCGCCGCTTCGACTCCGCGTTGAAGCTGTACGAGCGCATCTTCCGCGAATACCCATCGTCACCGCTGGCCGGCGGGGCGCTGTTCCGCGTGGCGGTGAACGCGGAGAACTCCTACGACTTCGACAAGGCCGTCGTCAGCTACCAGAAGCTGGTGAAGGACTACCCGGACTCGAAGGACCGGGAGGCGGCGCTCTTCAACGCGGCGCGCCTGTTGGAAGGCCAGCAGCGCTACCCGGAGGCGGCCGCCGCCTTCATGCGCTACGCGGACCTGTTCCCCAAGGCGGAAGACGCGCCCAAGAATCAGTACCGCGCCGCCATCATCTACGAGAAGCAGGGCAACCCCCGTGGCGAGGTCCGCGCGCTGCAGGAGTTCGTGCGCAAGTTCGCCTCGCAGTCCGGACAGGCGGAGCTGGTGGTGGACGCGCACCGGCGCATGGGCGACGCCCACCAGAAGCTGGGCAGCACGCGCGAAGCCCAGAACGCATGGGAGCGCTCCGCCGCGGAGTTCGACCGGCGCAAGCTCCAGCCGGACACGCATCCACTGGCCGCGGATGCCGCCGCCTACAGCCGCTTCCAGCTGGCCGAGCTGGAGTTCCAGAAGTTCGACAAGCTGAAGATTGGCGGCAAGGGCAAGGCGCTGGAGCGCAGCTTCACGGCGAAGCGCAACGGCGTGAAGTCCGTCAACACCGCGTACGCGCGCGTCTACCCGTACAAGCAGCTGGAGTGGACGCTGGCCGCGCTCTACCGCCGGGGCTACGCGCTGGAGCGCTTCGCCAACACCATCATCGAGACGCCCGTCCCGGTGGAGGTGAAGCGGATGGGCGAGGAGGCGGTGGTCGTCTACCAGGACGCGCTGGTCCAGCAGACCACGTCGCTGGAAGAGGCCGCCGTGGAGAGCTACGCCGCCACGCTGGCCGAGGCACGGAAGAACCGCCTCTCCAACGAGTGGACGCGCCGCACGCTGGAGTCCCTCAACCGCTTCCGGCCCAAGGAGTACCCGGTGCTCAAGGAGCCCAAGCAGGCGCTGGCCGCGGACGCCACCTACCCGGATGGGCTGGTGGGCAGCATCACCGGGCCCGTGCGCTCGACGCCGCAAGAAGGCCCGCGCCTGTCCGGGGAGGGAACGAAGTGA
- a CDS encoding tetratricopeptide repeat protein → MNASLRALALAAALLGPAAVRSAEPAQVPAPPPTARDLSPRLDAVETGLLGVEENLHFVETQFTQRAEPSDDDALARRFSDGEIHYLLGDWPAASVLFYDLVSDPRFRPHPRYPDALFYLADSLLEQRNDIGARLYLRELLALPPTSGHYREALSRYLTVAGRLNYFEGVEAYVAQARALSGGQLPPEIAYVHAKWLFRRTDLSPADRIAQARAAFTPLAQSPSGAFRLQAAYHLGVLSVQEGDLPAAITRFQQLATPPSAQAAQAAPGRTGPRRSAPTPEEEARRVRELALMSLGRLLYETGRFDDALDRYGQVPRDSESFPDSLYESAWVHVRRGHYQQAKNAIDILLLVAPDSQLAAEGRILQGNLLQKLRRYDEATDTYTQVIDTFRPPREQVDALLSSHSDPVAYFDRLLVRADGPLDMRTVLPHLVLKYATTQREVADAVRLVEDIDSGRRGRSEAAAIAQRILHALDTRGLETFPELQEANTRADAVDTALTQAEAELVRVETLAMQAVLTPAELARLTEAQHAREALERRFSALPTSLKTLEDRRERMQRRVDVLDREAHRLDFELQSLNAIAASIRKWVDDSRTHRQTPPDEEREFLLQLQAEVQTLKDLKAELTATRARLADERNAVDTTLAGERAIRIAYADSLRREHAILREAEPRADAEVLATLRRTQGVRGRLDGLRGRVTTARNVVRERLESRGRVIREKVVAEQQLLERYEAEVATVSGDAKQLVGRIAYDSIRRVRQQFYDLVLKADVGVVDVAFNEKQDKTTAIQTLSTQKDEALRELDAEFQDVLSEVKE, encoded by the coding sequence GTGAACGCGTCACTCCGTGCCCTCGCTCTCGCGGCGGCCCTGCTGGGGCCGGCGGCTGTCCGTTCCGCCGAGCCCGCGCAGGTGCCCGCGCCCCCGCCGACCGCGCGCGACTTGTCGCCGCGGCTCGACGCGGTGGAGACGGGACTGCTCGGCGTCGAGGAGAACCTCCACTTCGTGGAGACGCAGTTCACCCAGCGCGCCGAACCCAGTGACGACGACGCCCTCGCGCGCCGCTTCTCCGACGGCGAAATCCACTACCTGCTGGGCGACTGGCCGGCGGCCTCCGTCCTCTTCTATGACCTGGTGAGCGACCCGCGCTTCCGCCCGCATCCGCGCTATCCGGACGCGCTGTTCTACCTGGCGGACTCGCTCCTGGAGCAGCGCAACGACATTGGCGCGCGCCTGTATCTGCGCGAGCTGCTGGCCCTGCCCCCGACTTCCGGGCACTACCGCGAGGCCCTGTCGCGCTACCTGACGGTGGCCGGCCGCCTCAATTACTTCGAGGGTGTCGAGGCCTACGTGGCGCAGGCCCGCGCGCTGTCCGGTGGGCAGCTGCCCCCGGAGATTGCCTACGTCCACGCGAAGTGGCTGTTCCGGCGCACGGACCTGTCTCCGGCGGACCGCATCGCCCAGGCCCGCGCCGCCTTCACGCCTCTGGCGCAGTCGCCCAGCGGCGCCTTCCGGCTCCAGGCCGCCTACCACCTGGGCGTGTTGTCCGTGCAGGAAGGTGACCTGCCCGCGGCCATCACCCGCTTCCAGCAGCTGGCCACCCCGCCCTCCGCCCAGGCCGCACAGGCCGCTCCGGGCAGAACGGGTCCTCGCCGCTCCGCGCCCACGCCCGAGGAGGAAGCCCGCCGCGTGCGCGAGCTGGCGCTGATGTCATTGGGGCGGCTGCTGTACGAGACGGGCCGCTTCGACGACGCGCTGGACCGCTACGGCCAGGTGCCGCGTGACAGCGAGTCCTTCCCCGACTCCCTCTACGAATCCGCCTGGGTCCACGTGCGCCGGGGCCACTACCAGCAGGCAAAGAACGCCATCGACATCCTCCTGCTGGTGGCGCCCGACTCGCAGCTCGCGGCCGAAGGCCGCATCCTCCAGGGCAACCTGCTCCAGAAGCTGCGCCGGTATGACGAGGCGACCGACACCTATACCCAGGTCATCGACACCTTCCGGCCCCCCAGGGAGCAGGTGGACGCGCTGCTGAGCTCACACAGCGACCCGGTGGCGTACTTCGACCGGCTGCTGGTGCGCGCGGACGGCCCGCTGGACATGCGCACGGTGCTGCCGCATCTGGTGCTGAAGTACGCCACCACGCAGCGCGAGGTGGCGGACGCGGTGCGGCTGGTGGAGGACATCGACAGCGGTCGCCGGGGCCGGAGCGAGGCCGCGGCCATTGCCCAGCGCATCCTCCACGCCCTGGACACGCGCGGCCTGGAGACCTTCCCGGAGCTGCAGGAAGCCAACACGCGCGCGGACGCGGTCGACACCGCCCTCACCCAGGCGGAGGCGGAGTTGGTGCGGGTAGAGACGCTCGCGATGCAGGCCGTGCTCACGCCCGCCGAGCTGGCGCGGCTGACGGAGGCGCAGCACGCGCGTGAAGCCCTGGAGCGCCGCTTCTCCGCGCTGCCCACCTCGCTGAAGACGCTGGAGGACCGCCGCGAGCGCATGCAGCGGCGCGTGGATGTGTTGGACCGCGAGGCCCACCGGCTCGACTTCGAGCTTCAGTCGCTCAATGCCATCGCCGCCTCGATACGCAAGTGGGTGGATGACTCGCGGACTCACCGGCAGACGCCTCCGGACGAGGAGCGCGAGTTCCTGCTGCAGTTGCAGGCCGAGGTCCAGACGCTGAAGGACCTCAAGGCGGAGCTGACCGCCACGCGCGCGCGGCTGGCGGACGAGCGCAACGCCGTGGACACCACCCTGGCCGGCGAGCGCGCCATCCGCATCGCCTATGCAGATTCCCTGCGGCGCGAGCACGCCATCCTGCGCGAAGCGGAGCCCCGGGCGGACGCGGAGGTCCTGGCCACGCTGCGGCGCACCCAGGGCGTGCGCGGCCGGCTGGACGGCCTGCGTGGACGCGTGACGACGGCCCGGAACGTGGTGCGCGAGCGGTTGGAGAGCCGGGGCCGCGTCATCCGCGAGAAGGTCGTGGCCGAGCAGCAGCTCCTGGAGCGCTACGAGGCCGAAGTCGCCACCGTCTCCGGTGACGCCAAACAGTTGGTGGGCCGCATCGCCTACGACAGCATCCGCCGCGTGCGGCAGCAGTTCTACGACCTGGTGCTCAAGGCGGACGTGGGCGTGGTGGACGTGGCCTTCAACGAGAAGCAGGACAAGACGACGGCCATCCAGACGCTCTCCACGCAGAAGGACGAGGCCCTGCGCGAGCTGGACGCCGAGTTCCAGGACGTCCTGTCCGAGGTGAAGGAGTGA
- a CDS encoding dihydrolipoamide acetyltransferase → MRVAATFPLLALLGAALCGPALAQEPAASAPPSAQAATTADEAFDTRVKTLEENVVDLKEKIYRSKARLLLLQETVLGGDVSTGARAVIIHKNEMGGSFELESVAYALDGAPVYTQVDEEGQTDLGKRELFEVFNGRIVPGQHQLAVRLVYRGNGYGVFSYLEGYKFKVQSSYTFSAEPGKTSTVHVVGYEQGGITTDLKDRPAVRYDVSVARESGRKAAPAPPPVTRSTPGQ, encoded by the coding sequence GTGCGTGTCGCCGCCACCTTCCCGCTCCTCGCCCTGCTGGGCGCCGCCCTCTGTGGGCCGGCGCTCGCGCAGGAGCCCGCCGCATCCGCTCCTCCCTCGGCACAGGCCGCGACGACCGCGGACGAGGCGTTCGACACCCGCGTGAAGACGCTGGAGGAGAACGTCGTCGACCTGAAGGAGAAAATCTACCGCTCCAAGGCGCGCCTGCTGCTGCTGCAGGAGACGGTGCTGGGCGGTGACGTCTCCACTGGCGCTCGCGCCGTCATCATCCACAAGAACGAGATGGGCGGCTCCTTCGAACTGGAGTCGGTGGCCTACGCGCTCGACGGCGCGCCCGTCTACACGCAGGTGGATGAAGAGGGCCAGACGGACCTGGGCAAGCGAGAGCTCTTCGAGGTCTTCAACGGCCGCATCGTCCCCGGGCAGCACCAGCTCGCCGTGCGCCTCGTGTACCGGGGCAATGGCTACGGAGTGTTCAGCTACCTGGAGGGCTACAAGTTCAAGGTGCAGTCCAGCTACACCTTCAGCGCGGAGCCGGGGAAGACATCCACCGTGCACGTGGTGGGCTACGAGCAAGGCGGCATCACCACGGACCTGAAGGACCGGCCCGCGGTGCGCTACGACGTCTCCGTCGCTCGTGAGTCGGGCCGCAAGGCCGCGCCCGCCCCGCCGCCCGTCACCCGCTCCACTCCCGGGCAGTAG